Below is a genomic region from Brassica rapa cultivar Chiifu-401-42 chromosome A08, CAAS_Brap_v3.01, whole genome shotgun sequence.
AAGGAGAGTTGATCAACAACACATTTAGAGGAGAGAGGTATATAGGAGCTTCCCATGTAGCTACTTGTTGCTTCAAAGTGTTTATAGATACTCTATCGAATAGGCATACATAACCCAcctctctcttgtttctttaCTGGTTTTGAACCATCTAAACTATCTCTTGTCTTGTATTTTGTCTTATATTATTACTTcaaatctagtttttttttgtcttcaaccgtttgttttttttttgtatttcctAGATTTCCTGAAGTGTAAAATCAAGTTTTCCTCTCTGATCCCTAACATTTtctgtttgtatttttttctttggaaTCAAAGAAACATGTTGGTTTTGTCAATTCaagtttgattattttattttggtcctATCTCAAGAGTCTTTGGAAGCACTGTGACATGGTTTGTTTTCAAGCTTATTTAAACTCAAATGAGACGCATACTAAACGAGAAACTacttgataaaataataatctcACAACAAATCACCTCCCAATAGTTATTCCCCAAGCCATTCCTACCACTGAATCAACAGAGTGTACAGAGAATGAGGCatggtcaaacaaaaaaatgaagttTGAAATTATAGCTCAGGAGAAAATACAGCACGGATGAGACAAGTGAACAAGGTAGTTGGGACAGAGAAGAAAGCAGAATGGTCACTCTCCTCCAGTGTATACAACTGAGACGGTGGCCACTTCTCCACCATACGGTCTTGGAGTATAGGGTCACATAGGTTATCCTTAGCAGTCTTGATGTAAACTCGAGGAACTTTGTCTGCTTCAGGGTTTGGAGGCAGCTTATCAATACCTCGCAAAGCCCTTACCGGAGACGGTCGCAACAGCTTAGACGCCAAAATTACATCCTACCAACAATGCAACaacaaccatatatatatatatatatatatatctgatcACCGCATTATAATTACTGAAACATGATTAGAGAATTAAGTAAGAGAGTAACCTCAAGAGGACTTTGGCTATCATCGCCTTCACCATATGTAAACTCCCATATGTCTTCCTCTTCTCCCACAGACATCTTTAAAATATTCACAATAGTTTAATacatagatttaaaatatgtcaTTATCAAAACCAGTGTTATAAAATTAGGTTAATATGTAAACTAACTTTTCAAGACGGCCCCTGGACACTGATTACCACTTAACAGGTTTTTAGACATTGATCAAAAGATTCAAAACCAATTAGTGCAAatgttttttaaatgattatggGCTCGTCCTACATAAACCATGTTAAATAAACTGATAAGTCAAGAAAAGAGTCACTCACTATTGAATGAGGAGGAGATGTGGTTCCGGGTTGAACCATGTCAGCAACGAGGTAAACGGCCATGGAGATTTTGTCTGAGAACTTGCAGAGAGCTGCGGTGACACTTGCTCCGCCGATGCTATGTCCCACGAGTATGATCTTGTGGTGATGAGGGATATCggagaggagagagaagagaggacGGTTATAATGGTCGAACTCGAATACGGTGTTAGCGTCGGTGAGGTTGATGCCGGCACTGGTGAGGTCGACggtggtggctttgaatccggCGGACAGAAGAAGAGTGGTGAGTCTATACCAACACCAAGCACCGTGGCAGGCTCCATGAACGAGTACAAAGTGAATTATTGGCTCATCACCCCCGTCTCCTCCCATCGCAGTCACTCACACACTTACTCTAGAGAGTAGATGTTTGAAGTTAAGTTTAGTCCACTTAATTTTAACACCAAAAGTGAACGTGGTTTGGTTCACATGTTGGGGATAACGATTACCTGTTTCTCCGACCCGTGGGACCAAACTTACCGTCTCTCTTATAAAAATTGTCGTCAAAGAAAAAAGACTGTTAGAATATGTTTCGATAGTGAACTTGAAAAagactaattaaaaaaaaaatctaataataCATGAATACTGAAACAAAAAATTCCTCTATTTCGAATTAATAGATGTTTTATgttctcaaatatttttttttttgtcacgaagttctcaaatatattaaaataaaagattaattaaaaattcatcatttatttttaaaatatatttttactaattttaaaTTCATAGTGATTcaataacataattttaattaatagaatatataaataataaatattttttttgacataaaaaaaaatcttgtaaaGACATTTATGAGGCAGTATTATATTATGGGATCCAAAACTATTAGGCTCATTAATTAGGTTTCGGCTCACTAAGAAATTGTAGTAAGGATATATTGGGCCGTAAAGTAAAGGCCCATTATAAGTAGTTCATTATCTGATTCCCGATTTCAAATCTCCTTTTCCGTTGATTTTCGACTTGAATGGTGATAGAAGTAGAGCCTCGGAGTATATTCCGGTACTTGATCGGAGCGGCGGTTATGATGATCGGCGTCGTGTTACCGGTTGGTTACATGATGTTCCGCAACAAGCGCGTCCCCTCCTCGTCTTCCTACTCTAAATAGACGTAGGTCTGTCTgccctttttttcttttctttaacgCTTGTTTAGGGTATTATTATGTAGAGGAAGGTTTGCTTGCTAGTCAAGTAACTCTGAGAGTTTAATCATCCTCAACGATTGTTACTAACAGTCTTGGCTTTTACTTTTCAGGAACAAAGCTTTGATACAGAGAAAGCGGATTTGACTAGGATGATGATGACATATTGATATCTACGATTTTGTAAAAGTCATAAACCTAAGAAAATGTTGATTTTCTGGTTATATTCGAGATCTGTTATGTAACACAACCTCTTGTCTTTGGTGGAAAGATGATATTTGATATTGAGATTCGTTCATTTTAATGTactttcttgttttgtaatttgattCTTCTGTTTTTCTGCGGTGTTAAAACTAGAATTATATTCAAAGCTTTAAAATAGTAGATATAGTGTTTCAATAGAGGTAGGAATATAGGTCAAATTAAAAAATCTGTTAACTAGAACATGTCAAAGATTTGGAGTAAGAATTGCACCTTGTTTGGTAGGATGAGAATGCTAAGAGAGTAGTGTTTGTGATTGTAGGAACAACGAGTTTTCGATGCTCTTGTCAACTCAGTGAGCAGACAAAATGTCAAAACTCAAAAGACACCAAGTGTTTTGTATTAAGAGTAACTCTGGACAATGTAACACAGAttcatatttttcataaatagcAAAACCTTGTTTGATAAACAttaatttgttgtttttgttacAACTAGAAGAAAAATACAGTATTGATCTAAAACTGAGTTTTTCTACTAATTTACATActtgttaaaaattatatggaGTTAGTAATCGCTGATATATTTCGATtgcccatatatatatattcataatatAAGATCAAGTTGCGAATTGGGTTGATAAACAAGAACTTTCACGATTGAACCTAAAACTGAAGGTATTAACGCAAGCAAATATAAAGGTATTCGTTTAAAACCATAATCCGAAGGCAATTGTATAGTCTCCAAAATTTGCAAAAAACACAAAGTCATCATCAAGCAAGAGATAAAACAGTAACACAACATGTAACCTAGACGAAGATAGAAGTAACAATGATCGCAAAAGAGCAATCAACGGTAACGGCGAAGGGAGAGAGAGTTGTTCTTCTTCCAGGTTGCTCTGCGAGACGGGCGGTTCTTGTGGTTGTTGTGACCTTTTCCGCGCAATCCTCTGTTCTTCTTTCCCTCAGACGTAAGTCCTCTGAGCTCACGGTGTTTGTGCACCGGGTTGCAGATCCAGTTGATCCTCGGGTCGTTACGCACTGCGTTGTGCGCCGGGTCAACCAAGATGATCTCGTAGTACTTGTAGGTCGAATCCTCGTTGAGCCAGTAGGAGTTGACGACTCTGAGGCCGCCCAGTTTCCTTCCAGCACGCTCCTCAGCAACGGAACGCTTGCTCCTCTGGAACTTGAGTTGGGTGACTCCCTGGTTTGTGGGCTTACCATACACAATTCCCTTTGGCACTGGCCTCTTGCGTCCACCACGTCTCACTCGGACACGGTACACCACAAACCCCTGTCATTCATTAAAATCCCAACACGATTAGTAACAGAGTTTAAGGTACCAATCAGAACAAGAGCTAGATTTTCAGACAAGTGTAAATCCAGCGAGTGAGTAAgaataaatgtttgtttaaaaAACACAATAAACATCAATATCTCTCCACTAACAAGGCAACTTCACAGGAATATCAAAAACATGTTGTAATTATCTACACTCCTTTTACCAATAAAAGTCATGTTTTatagaaaaacaaaacatattttgGAAGCAGAACTAAAAATCACCTGTTTGGCTTTGTAACCCAAACGACGAGCCTTGTCGGGACGAGTAGGCCTGACGAGACGGACGATCGAAGGCTGCTGTCTGTACTCCCAGCACCTAACCCTCTGCACGAACCTCATGACGTCGGACTGCTTCTTCCTCCATAGCTCAGACACATACTTGTAAGCACCTAGCGTTCACCAAAATCCATCTAAATTATTAAACTAGCTCGTAATAACAGATCCATAACACAACACATCATTTGAAACGCTAAATCGATCTAAAGGGAAAGATGAGAAGAAGGATTTACCCATTTTCGAAGTTTTCGCAGAGCCGCACAACAAAGAGTTTCTCCCTGGCTTTAAAGAAAAGGACTAGGGTTTTAAAGAAACTGGGCTTACTGATTAATGATATAAAAGCCCATTATGTATGGGCTTGAAAGTTTGGATTAAACCATATAAAAGCAAGAAGTATACTAGCATGGTTGATTTGATGGTTCGGTTCCCTCGTGATAGATATTTATTTACGTTTACATGTTAGCTAAATGACACTGATTAGAATAATCTGTGTCTTGGTGttccatcttttttttcttggaatATTTATTCGGCGTTCTTTCTCTTGTTTCCTTGGATCCATTTTCCAATGCACTTTTGATTTTGGGAGATCTTGGTGTTGCAAAATGCAAACTATAGTTTTTTGCCAGCATTTTTTTCAAGACTCTATTCTGCTGAGTTTCGGTTCCCAGtgtttttatattgttttgggaTTATTATGGCAACAACTACGGAGAGAATAGCTATTATGAACAACTAGATCCTTGTCCGCGCTATGCGCGGAttctatattataaaaaatttagcttttaaattattttgaatatttaaaattattttgaattaatttagagaaaaaaagCTTGGAATGTTTAAAACAATAATGCAGGTGATTATAGATGAAATATTTCATTATAACTTTTAAAGggaaattttcatatttaccaCCTGGTACATTATGCATGTTTAccttcaataaaaaaatatttttaaaaaagaaattttcCACGTTTACTACATTATTGGTATCACTATTCATGTTTACTTTCACTAaatagacattttcaaaaataccatcTTCATTAAGAATCAAAAGACCTTgctttgtatatataataaataattatttaactaaataaaaaattatgtttttgaattatactttttcaaatttgaactttataataaattttttttgaatttgttttttaattatcttttggaaactactttttaattttctaaataattattcgtttatatatttattcgaATCCTAAATTCCATATTCCGAAAACCTAGTATTAGGAATGTGGTATTTTTGGTATTTCCCTTTTTAAAACATTGTTATATTGATAGATtttgtatttcaaaattttatttatttgtttaataatttgatgtttttattgttttattttcaatattttctcCATGTATCTTCTTTTCTCTTTCACTTTTATCAGGTTAATTATATTGacaactattattttattttgatatattcaATTTCCGTATGTTTGACATAATCtttgattcatttaaaaatatttcatgttATTTCTTCAAAAATTTAGCATAGATATCAACTAATTTTAGATggtattttccttttctaatttatttttacattgattttttctttttgataaatatgattatttttaagTTGTGCATTCCTTAAgacatgtttaaaaaaaaactattagcTAAACATTTTCATGTTTCTTTTTCAAAGAGCTTCCATATCAAGTTAAATTTCTTATTgatgttttttatttgttattttttctaatttagtttgggaatatgattaTCATGTAATCTACAGTAAAATAAAACTTGTTAacattgttttgttgttttgttggACTCTTTTGAAGTTAGTTTCGATaagttagtatatatatatatatctattatttttttagatattttttttagcaaaaattttttttttaaatatttttcttttgatttctttGGTAGCTTATTTTGagaaattgtttaaaatatcattaattagatACTACATTTAAAGATGATTTTGTCAATGAATCATATAGTGAGAATGGGACTTGAACATGTCTTTGCTTGAGTGGTTGCATAGAAGTTGGTGAGACTGTATAAGAAGTTTGGTTTCAGGCACGTGAGTAACAGTTGCCTTTCAAGGCGTGGACAATGTTTGGGATGGAAACTACATTAGTTGTTAATGTGTTTATTATTTAGAGAAGGGATGAAAGGGAGAAGTTGCATACATGTTTGTTGTTGCTAATATTATTAGAGCAAGATGAGTAAACCACTTTTGTTTGATTCTGCACTTTCCATAAACAGATGACTCCCAAATCCAGTTTTTCATTGCATTAGTCTGATTTGACACCactgaaaaaaattgtttgcctCTTGATCTCACCTAAAAAGAATCCATAAAACCTTACTTGAGTGGTCATCTCCTTTGGCATCTTCGTACCAGTGTGGATACtgtaagcatataataaaatatcaaaacaactaTAACAGATACATATCATTAGCAACATGAGACAAACTACTTTAAACACTTTAAAATTAACCTGCGATTTATAATTCACAATGCATGTTATCGTAAGAGCCAGCTAATTGTTCTTAAAGGTAAAATAAAATGCAACTTTATTTCAGAATAAAATATGTTGTTATAGTGTTTTTGATTATCAAAAGTTATGTCATAAGAGATCTTACTATATGGGGCTTGTGGTCGAAGAAAATCATGCAAGTAACTACCACCCATTTGCTTGACATTCGTGCTTCTTGTCTGTAGGGCATCGTCAATCTCGTAATAATCAACGAAAGCTGTCGTGTGTTTCCAGAGAAACCTAAATCCTCGATTTCTAAATTTACTAAACTATACCTTCAGGTCATCATTTGAGACACTCAGGCTTGTTCTGCCCACTCAGAAACTCTTGCAAGGTTTTGCCTGCAAAAACAAAAGGTCCATCAGAAAGTGTCACGATAATATCATTACCAAGAATAGAGTCATGATAACATATGAAGCATCTCAAGGAATTTAAACACATACCAAAAATAATTTCAAGAACATTTTCACTAATTCATATCAATTGCAATTAAGGGGAACAAATTTATTGGTTTGAGAATATGAGGCTGTACCTTATCGTCAAGGAAGAGCAGCTCAATGCCAATGAGCGTCCCAAATTTCACTGGAAACTGCCGATGGAACCATGAAGGTTGATTTTGAAGCCATAAAATCTGGAATCTTTTTTGCTGGCCTATGGAGTAGTGCAAGATCGATAACCcgaggaatatatatatatatattgctggGGAAATCGAAGGGGCATCTGACATTGGaatgtttaattattaaataaggTTTTCAGGAATCTAAGTGGTCATTACGGAGCTGCTGAACGGTTGTCTTTAAGGTTTTTGGATTGTCTTTAGGAGCTATACTGGAAACGTTAGAGAAATGAATAGATACAGATTTAATGGGGTTAGATGATGACATGTAAATCTTGATGATGTGGCACTTTTAttggatataaatattttggttGATGTGGCATAGTCTATGAGTCTCAAATTTAGtaccttttatatagtaggattattAGTACTAGATCgtttttccgcgctacgcgcggataatatacttttaatttttttttcatatttttttcacatgtaaattattatcttaattttagtttaagtttttttatttaatcaatTGCAACTtactatttttacttttatggtaaatattttgtataaatgaggaaatttagttttaaaattttatttatcgttttaaaattttatttatattaatctcAAATAAGTTTCAATGATATGAAATGAAAAAGAGTAACCTGACGGTCATTAGGCGCTAGTTGGATCCTCTCG
It encodes:
- the LOC103847702 gene encoding 60S ribosomal protein L15-1, with protein sequence MGAYKYVSELWRKKQSDVMRFVQRVRCWEYRQQPSIVRLVRPTRPDKARRLGYKAKQGFVVYRVRVRRGGRKRPVPKGIVYGKPTNQGVTQLKFQRSKRSVAEERAGRKLGGLRVVNSYWLNEDSTYKYYEIILVDPAHNAVRNDPRINWICNPVHKHRELRGLTSEGKKNRGLRGKGHNNHKNRPSRRATWKKNNSLSLRRYR
- the LOC103847701 gene encoding pheophorbidase, with amino-acid sequence MGGDGGDEPIIHFVLVHGACHGAWCWYRLTTLLLSAGFKATTVDLTSAGINLTDANTVFEFDHYNRPLFSLLSDIPHHHKIILVGHSIGGASVTAALCKFSDKISMAVYLVADMVQPGTTSPPHSIMSVGEEEDIWEFTYGEGDDSQSPLEDVILASKLLRPSPVRALRGIDKLPPNPEADKVPRVYIKTAKDNLCDPILQDRMVEKWPPSQLYTLEESDHSAFFSVPTTLFTCLIRAVFSPEL